TTACAGTGGAAATCAGatctaaaatgaaataaaataaaatggcaATGATTGTTGTCTAGTTGTTGGGTAAGCAAAATGCATAGGataagagaatatatatatagaatgaaATGATTGGCATATGATATGATTTAGTGAAGTGAACCAGATGAAGTTAAACAGTCTCCATACTGACTGAATAATTGTAGCAATAACATTCGGATAAGAATAATCTAGAACATGAAACACAATCTAAACCAAATCTTTATCTGTGGTTATTGGTTGATGTTTACTAGTTATTAGTTACTGATTATTGATTACAGAGTAAAACAATCAAAGCGTGAAACATGAAGTTGGAAATTTGCAAAAGGGATTAAGatgatgaaattaaaaaaaagattGTATTTATCTGAAATAAAGAAGTGGACATTTAGCTACCACCCCTAATTGTGGAATTCTTGAGTTTATAAGGCCAAAAAAAAGGAATTTCTGTCATGGATGAATTAATAGCTAGTGATACAGAAAGTGGTCCCTGATGGAAACTCTTGCCATTTGGATAGTGAAAGATGGTTGTTTCCATAAAATTTTGCAACAAGATACAATAAAGATAATGTTTTTATGAAGTCAAAGAGTTATCTAAACTTTAGATATTGATATAGAAGTGCAATAAGGTACAAACTACAAAGATAATGtttttatttgttaaaatatatatatttttgatgAAAAAAGTTAAACATGTGAAAATTGTAACTGGGTATTTTGTTTGGTGGTAGGAATTTACAAGACATTTATGACAACTCAGATAcgaatatgtatgtatgtatgtatgtatgtattcatACATGTATACAATTATTCATCATGGGACAGAATGTCTTTTGCTATGaatcatgtatatatgtattCTTGCATGTGAAAAAAGACAGGCCCACAAACACTTCAACAGGAGTTTCATGTGTATACAATTATTTCCTATTTCATGcatgatttaaactttttaagtgacaaacttaaaattttcaagatttacttttttaacaaaaaaaataaaaatttatatgGCCAAATATGTAAAATATATACATAGGCATTATTACtgcatttatagaaaatatggaAAGATAGTGAGTGGATGATCGATCCCTGGTGATGGATGTCGCAGCCTTTTTATTCAATGAACGAATGACACGTGGTTGTAGAAAAAGGTTCCCTCCTACAGTTATCAGTCATTCAGATCTTTAACATCAGAACAGCTCATAGAGTTTAAAGCCTGTAACTTTCTATTTGTGGGTTTTGGAAATTGGACCACGTGACATTTATGTGATAATTGAAATTGATTTGATGGTTGTTAATTGTACTAACTACTATGGTAACATGGATAATGAATTAATGATTTGACCCAATTGTTCTAGTAACAATGTAACATAAAAAAGAAGATAGACCCATTTGCCCCCACAAGATAgaataataactcatcattttgaTTTTTGACAATAGTGGTTGGTTGAATGGGGTTAATAGACAGGTGTTCTTGTACCACAACAAATAACTAAAGTTAAAATATGACTGGTaacttttttatatatatgaagAAAAAAAAGGATAAACAAGTATTTGTATTTATCCGAATATGATCATTATCTTGTTTTTACACGTAAAGTCCCTCAACAAAAAGTGTTCACTTTATACCATGAAGATGACAACTTTTATCGGTTGAATTTGTTATAGCATGTTATAATcatacaaaaaatacaaatttGTTTGAAAACTCTAGgtgtacaaatatatatatatatatatatatatatatatatatatatatatatatatatatatatatatatatatatatatatatatatatatatatatatatatatatatatatatattgaccaTTCTAGGAAAATGCAAATAAGTGAATTGTATAAATTCAACTTTAACCCTATAAAAAGGGCTAAAAAGCTAACCTTTTAGAGTAAAGTGGTTTTGTTAATGAATATTCAAGCCCAAAGCCCAATAACTTTCATATCAACTTAAAACAATTGTGGTAATTACATATCATGTTAGAATTGTTAGATAATGGAAGTAAGCAATTGAAAACTCTAAATTTGTGTGATTCCTAAAGACATATGTTCAAACAAGATATTATAATTCTCCACAGAATTCAATAAATAATCTAACCCAAAAACATTAAACTATGCACAAGTAATATATTACATTAAAATGAAAGGACGATAAATAAGCATACAGTGAAAAATGATGACGACAACTTGAAGAGCTTGTTCGAGAAAATTCCTTGAGACGtttctcttcagatccaaattcATAATATCTTCAACCGGAGCTTCAAACATCATGTAAAATCCAGAATATAACCAGCACACACAATTCATCCGATACATTTATAAATTCCATAGCTATTTGGGAAAACTGAAAATTCGCGCCAAAATCCAAATACAGAGAAACGGAAATACGATGGAAGATCAAAAAGCTGGATGTGGTAGAATCGGAAACGAAACAATAACATAGCaaagattaggtcaaattatgAGATTGATATTGAAAAGTAAAAGGAAATTGAGACTTCTGTTCTCGGAGTCAAAGTTAGGGTTTCAAGTTTCAACAgccttagaagaagaagaagaagagaatgaTTCGTTGAACAGAAGCATCTCACTCTCGTGGGGTGGGACCCTTTACTTAAAGTAATTAAATTACTAAAATTTGTGGTATTTAACAGTATgatcaattttttattattattattattattattattattattattattattattattattattttcctcTTTGCAAAAATGGTTCATGTTATTGCAAATTACAACCAACTTAGTAAGAAATCTACATGTTTCATAATTTTGTTTAattacttattacttcatttGTAACGGTTGAATTTGCTTCTTGAGATTTCCTCAAACTTGTttgttatagcatcctacttatcaAGGGACTCATTCACAATTCACAAATGATTTATAAAAAGTGTTAAACGCAAGAAATAGCACTATATTTTTGTTGATTTCTTTActatagcatcttactttcatttgTTCATATTACAAAATTGTTGTTTGAAAAATCTACTTAGTTATTGCAATGTCATCCAAATAAAAATCTATAACTAGGTAAAATTTTCAAACTAGGACATCTTGAtgataaaaaaatgaaagaacaacagtgtaataaaagaaatgaaagtaggatgtttTAGTGAAAGTGCAATGATATTTCAAAAGATCAAAACTACAACAATTTCTATGAAAACCAAGAATTAGAAGGATCATCctcaacaccattttgttgaaatGCAACATAATTAGCAGAAACAAGTGCAATTTGGGCTCGAGTTTTTGCTAATTCACTTTGTGCGATATTTAATTCTTGTTGCAACCATGGTATTAATCCTGCACACCCATACACCGGATCCTGTACTCTACACTTAGCCTCATAATACAACGTCTCCACTGCAATTGCACGATCTTCCACAGCTAATTCCTAATTAAACGTTAAAACCATGAACAAAAAGTTAGATTTTTTTTGGACAAATGACATTAAAAGTTGAAGATATGAACAAGATTATGTTTAAGATTTTCACCTCGAGCATCTTCCCGATGTTGCTGGCGCCATAGATTCTATGAACACAAGTGAATCTTTGAGGGTTATTTGGAGGGAAATGTGGTGAGAAAATGCAATTTGAAGGACATCTTCGCCTAAAATACTTGCAAACAGCACACCGATTGGAGCTCATATTTGATATCTTTGAACAAATCTAATCACAGATTTGGTTTTCATCTTGGGATTTTGTAGTAAAACCTTTGGATTCATAACggctaatttttttaaaaatctttttgtaaTAATTAGGGAAAGGTATAAATTGGTAAGAGGCATTCACTTATTTCCATAATTTTGTTTCAAAACGGCTAAATTTACATTTGTAACGGTTGTAAATTTTAAATCTCAATTAATATTTCAAGAATTTATTTTACCTTGGTCATATTGAACACCGGAGTCACCACCTTCCACAATCACGAGTCACCACCTAAAACAGATTCCATCatcaaagatggagactttattttGAGAAACTTATCTGTATGAACTCGACACCAACAAGAATGAAGAAACGATTGAAGAACAGGATAGATTTCATAGGCCTTttgcttataataataataataataataataataataataatcaaagttAAGAACCACGTGAATCACTCAATCACgtaagtttgaaaagttcaattattATTCCTAGTCTTCAGGATACATACAGGTATGTAGTGGCATATAGTCAGGATGTATTCATCTCTTTACTATGTATAAATATCCTGTATAACTTTTGTATTGATTAAGCAAGATATTCAATTCAAAATCTTATATGGTATCAAAGAGCtgaataattttttttgagtaaattacacgtatggtccctatagtttagggtaatttgcgtttttggtctctaacttatttttttaacttgcaaggtctctactgtttgtttttgttacgcgtttggttctagttttacctaaaaaaactactttgccttttattttttaatttatttaaataaacacaccatcAATCTCACTccatcaccttaccttaccttacctactccatcaatttttttttttctactttgataatagtctttttaggtaacacATGggccaaacacgtaacaaaaacaaacagtagggatcaagcacgtaacaaaaataaacagtagaaactttctgaattaaaaaaataagttagggacaagcgcaaattacctcaaaccatagggaccattcgtataatttactctttttttttctcGATTCTTACCTCTTGCTGCTCTCTGATGGCTTTTTCCGGCGCTACACTCCTAGCACACGCAACTTCGACATCCGGTGCCATCACTTTTCAACTTCCTCCGATCAACATTAAGCTTGATTGAGACAATTACTGCTTATGGTGAtgaatgcccaactccaaacttaTATCCCAGGGATCCCTCTCGATGATCGACTACATTGATCTTAAGAGGTTGTGACAATTGGGAATTTCTATTCACCAATCGTCACTAGAGATTAGCATCAACCGATAATAATGATAGAACTTTACATATTGAAGGAAAATACGATCAGTTAAATGATAATAAAATGGTCAAAATGAATGACCAAAAAGTTATATCACCTTTAATAATAGTTAGTGTATTTGGAAAATACACAACAAGGTGATCCCGATGATATAATCATTGTAAAAATCTGACTCTGGTtggaggagttatgattttataaaagataAAAACCAACCGCATTAATAACACTATTAACGTCTAAATAGTAAATAGCATAAAGAAATCGTTTGAGTTTCGGCCAACGTCACAAAAAGGAAAATCGTAGTAACCTGAGAGATAAGGACTTTAAAAGGAAAaaggtcaaaaacagagttccTATGAAGGAGATATGgttttagaaaaatataaaatacgggttaaaaataaaaatcaaaatttggaAACACGACCTTAAGAAAAGTTGTAGTACTAATAGAGAGTTACACAAATATATAACAAGATTCATataaggaagatatgaatttttataaaagatttagagGTGCACGCCAAGTGCGAGTCATGACCGTCGCGCATGTCTGACACCCAGATTCATCGAGATTAGTGAGACGTGGACCATCAGAAGCGTGACACATGGCAAACTCTGGATGGAGCCACAAAGCAAGTACATATCGCACATGAAGTGCGTCGCGCAACcaaccactataaatagaggtgctcaCTTTCTGATTTTCTCATCCCAAACACTCTCTCTATACTTCTCAAGCTATTTCGGAAGTCCTCTCAATGACACAAAGCTTGGAATAGAATGACTTGGGTGCTTCGAAATACGCTACTAGAGTGAGTTCACGGACCCAATttcactattttaaatgttttaccgcggggggggggggggggggggggatacatacttatcaaatggttttatcaaaaaatatttatatctataaatatcaaatcattttataaagctTAAAGCCTTAGGATAATGTAGCTATAGATATTATGCCTAGTTGTAAGCTATGATACTATGTCTAAGAGTTAAAATGTCCGATAGTCTACGAAAAGATAATACCTAGATATTATAATGACCAAATCCATAGAATAACGTAATACCTAGAAGTTATGTTGGTCAAATATATGGATTGCACCGCACCTAATTGTTATTCAACCCAAATATCCTATTTtcaaataatatgatatatatatggaaggttTATTTGAGATTCAAAAATAAAGTAGAGATATTGAGATTCAATCTCAGCCACATATTTCTTATTTGCCGCTCTAACGTTCCAACGTATCAGCAACAACAgggtatgcctaatcataaatgattatatggcagagaggtataaccatatatgattatgcatgtttataacagTTGGTGATAGAAGAGGTGGTGGTGATATAAGTGACGGAGGTGACAGTGGTGGGGTCAACTGGTGTtagggtggtggtggcggtggcggttgTGGTGGTGAGGATGGTGGCGGAGGAGAAAGGAACAGGCGGtgctatataatcatttatgattataacaggTCTGTC
The genomic region above belongs to Lactuca sativa cultivar Salinas chromosome 4, Lsat_Salinas_v11, whole genome shotgun sequence and contains:
- the LOC111880464 gene encoding LOB domain-containing protein 24 isoform X1; translation: MSSNRCAVCKYFRRRCPSNCIFSPHFPPNNPQRFTCVHRIYGASNIGKMLEELAVEDRAIAVETLYYEAKCRVQDPVYGCAGLIPWLQQELNIAQSELAKTRAQIALVSANYVAFQQNGVEDDPSNSWFS
- the LOC111880464 gene encoding LOB domain-containing protein 24 isoform X2, giving the protein MTKYFRRRCPSNCIFSPHFPPNNPQRFTCVHRIYGASNIGKMLEELAVEDRAIAVETLYYEAKCRVQDPVYGCAGLIPWLQQELNIAQSELAKTRAQIALVSANYVAFQQNGVEDDPSNSWFS